The Streptomyces sp. NBC_01276 genome contains the following window.
TCGACGCGCACGGATGGCCGACGCGGAACGGGGAGCGTGGCTCGTCGCCGAGGCCCGAGGCATGCTGCGGCGATGCACTTCAACTCCCCTGCGTGGGCGGTGCGTTACCTAACGTAGCGTGAATAGGGGTCTATTGACCACCTCATTGAGGAAGTATGGCCACGCATGGATTCGAGCACCGCGACACGGCAGACTGCGTCCATGCCGCCACGCACCGCACCGACCGAACGGCAGAAACGACTGGGCGCCGAGCTGCGCCGCATGAGGGTCGCCGCAGACGTATCTGCTGAATCGGCGGCCGGACTTCTGGGAGTCGACCGGTCGAAGGTCTCCGCCATCGAGCAGGGCATCCGAGCCATCAGCGAGGAGCGGCTGCGCTCCCTGGCGTGTCACTGCGAGTGCGCCGACGAGGAGTACATCGAGGCGCTCGTCGCCATGACGCAACCTCGGCGCCGCGGCTGGTGGGAGCGCTATCGCGGCTCACTGTCGGCTCCGATACTGGACATTGCCGAGCTGGAGGCACACGCCACACGCATGAGGTGCGCCCACTCGGTGCACATTCCCGGACTGCTCCAGACCAGCGACCACGCGTTGGCCCTCTTCCGCCTCGTCGTACCCGCCCTCCCCGAAAAGGAGGTCGCCCTTCGGCTCGCCCACCGGCTGGAGCGCCAGCAGGTGCTGGAAGGCGATGCCGCGCCCGCGTACGTCACGGTCATCCACGAGGCGGCGCTGCGGATGCAGTTCGGCGGACCGAAGGTGGCGCGGGCACAGCTGGAGCAGCTCAACCTCTCAGCCGAGAAGGACAACATCACCTTGCGCGTCCTGACCTTCAAGGCCGGGGGATTCCCGGGCGCCGGGCAGACCGTCAACTACCTGGAGGGACCCGTACCGCGCCTCGACACCGCACAGGTGGACAGCACGCACGGGCCGGACTTCCTGCATACCGAAGCCCAACTAGCCAAATACCGAGCCCAGCTGGACTGGATGGAGAGCCTCAGCCTCTCCCCCGAGGCGTCTCGGGACTTCATCCACAGCCTGGCCCGCCAACTCTGAGAGGACGGCCGATGGCCGACATCACCTGGGAAGACGCCTTCTGCGGCGAAGGAGCGAGCTGCTACCGGATCGGGGTCGACGGGGACGGGAACAGCTACATCGCCGTCGCGGGAGCGGAGGCGGCCTACCTCACCGACTCGACGGAATCGCTGCGCCAGCTGATCCGCGACATCAAGGCCGGGAAGGCGGACCATCTGCTGGAGGGGTGACCTCCGGGCCTCCGGATCAGCCCGCCCCGGCGGCGAGGAAGGCGGTCAGGCCGTCCACGTAGAGGTCGGGGTGGGAGACGTGCGGGACGTGGCCCGCGCCCTCCAGCACCCTGACCCGCGCCTGCGGCAGCGCGGCGGCGAGCCGGTCGGTGATCACCGGGAACCAGGGCGGGCTCTCGGTGCCCCGGGTCAGCAGCACGGGACCGGTGTAGCGGGAGAGGCGGGTGAGGTCCAGGTCGGCCCAGGCCGGGTCGGCCTGCTCGTCCGCGAAGGTGGGCGCGTTGGCCACGTACGTCTCGCGCAGCGGCTCCGGCAGCCGGTCCCACGCCCCCGGGCCGAAGGCGACCTCCTCCACGAAGCGGCGGGCCCCCGCCCGGTCGCGGCCCGCGCGCAGCTCGGTGAGGACCCCCTCGATCCGGAGCCGGGTGGCTTCCATCAGCGGCCGGAGGGCAGGGTCGTCGGCGACGACGCCGAGGAGCGGGGGCTCGTGGGCGGTGACGCTGCGGAAGAGCTCCGGGCGGCGGGCGGCGAGGCCGAGGGCGGTGGAGGCGCCGAAGGAGTTCCCGGCCACGTGCGCCGGAGCGAGGCCGAGGGCCTCGATGAGGGCGGCCAGGTCCTCCTCGTCCTCCACCCGGCTGCCCGGCCCCGGCGGGCGCTCGCTGCGGCTGTGGCCCCGGCGGTCGTAGGCCACGACGCGCAGCGGCGCGCGCTCCGCGAGGCGGGGCACGACGGCCCGCCAGCCGTCGTGGTCGCTCCAGGAGCCGTGGACCAGGACGAGGGGCTCCCCGTCCCCGGTGGCCTCGTGGAAGAGGGTGGTGCCGTTCACGCGGACCTGTGCCATGACTCCACAGAACCGCACCCGGCGGGATCAGGCGAGCCGGCGCTCGGCGGCGGTGATCGGGACGTCGTTGATGCTGGCCTCGCGGCGGCGCATCAGGCCGTCGGGGTCGAACTCCCACTGCTCGTTGCCGTGGCTGCGCCACCACTGGCCGGCGGTGTCGTGCCACTCGTACTCGAAGCGGACCGAGATGCGGTTTCCGGTGTACGCCCACAGCTCCTTGCGGAGCCGGTAGTCCAGCTCCCGCTGCCACTTGTCGGCGAGGAAGGCGCGGATCTCGGCCCGGCCGGTGAGGAAGCGGTCGCGGTTGCGCCAGACGGAATCCTCCGTGTAGGCGAGGGCGACGCGTTCGGGATCGCGGCTGTTCCAGGCGTCCTCGGCGGCCTGGACCTTGGCGTGGGCGGTTTCCTCGGTGAAGGGCGGAACGGGCGGGCGGGCGGCAGTGGTTCCGGACATGCGGAAGTCCCCTCTCGGTCGTGGAGAACGATCGTTCTCAAGCCTAGGAGAACGATCGTTCTCTCCGCAAGGCCGTTTGGGCTACGCTGCCCCCATGGACGAGGAAGAGGCCCGCACCCGGCTGCTGGACGCGGCGGAGGAGCTGTTCTACGCGCACGGCATCCAGGCCGTCGGCATGGACCGCATCCGCGCGGGCTCGGGGGTGCCGCTCAAGCGGCTGTACCGGATCTTCCCGGCGAAGGAAGCCCTGGTCACGGCCTATCTGGAGCGGCGCGACCGGCGCTGGACGGGGAGCCTGCGGGAGGCGGTCAAGGGGGCCCCGGAACCGCTCGGCGCGGTCTTCGACTGGCTGGAGCGGTGGTTCTCGGAGCCGGGCTTCCGGGGCTGTGCCTTCCTGAACGCGTACGGGGAGCTGGGCGACGGCGGGCCGCCCGGGATGCTGGACGCCGTACGCCGCCACAAGGCGGACCTGCGCGCGCTGCTCGCGGAACTCGTCCCGGACTCCCCCGCCACGGCCGACGACCTGCTGATCCTGATCGAGGGCGCGATCACGGTGGCCGCCCTCTCCCCGGGCCCGGAGCCGGCGCGCAGGGCGCGCGCGATGGCGGAACGCCTGACGGGCTGACGGGTTGACCGGCCGACCGGCCGACCGGCCGACCGCCTAACCGCCGGTGCTGCGGGGGAAGGTGATCTCGACGCGGCGGTTCTTCTTGCGGCCTTCCTCGGTGCTGTTGTCGGCGATCGGGTAGTCCTCGCTGTAGCCGCGGACGTCGTAGGTGACCCCGGGGGCGGTGACGGTCTTGGCCAGCTCCGCCTGCACGGCGTCGGCGCGCTGCTTGCTGAGCTCCTTGCCGTGCTCGTAACTGCCCTGGTCGTCGGTGAAGCCGAAGACGCGGACGCGGGTGGCCTTCTGGGTGTTGATCTCGTTGGCGATGGCCTGGATGCGGGCGGCGGCCTGGGCGTTGAAGACGGCGCTGTTCTCGGGAAAGAGGACCTCGGACTGCAGGGCCATCATCACGGTCTGATTGGTCTCCTGCCGCCGCTGCTCCCCGCCGAGGTCCTCGACGACCTCGGCGATGTCGAGCACCTTGGCGGGGGCGAGGGTCCCGCCCTGGGGGATCTTCAACCCCGGGGAGGCGGAGTCGATCGGCACGGGCGCGGAAGCGGACGGCTCGGTGCCGGGCGGCGCGGACGGCTTCACGTCGTCTGCGTGGGCGGCGGTGGCGCCGATCAGGTGGGCCCCGGCGATGATCAGGGCCGAAACGGCTGTGGCGGCGGCTGCGCGGTGGCGTGTGGTCATGGGGTCACCCGGAGAGTTTGACGGTGGCCGTGGCGAAGGTGGGGAGGTTGAAGTCCACCTCGGTGGTGGTGGCGGGAGGTACGGGGAACTGTGCGAAGAAGGGAACGGTCTCGCCTGCGGCGATACGCGTGATGCCGCTCGTGCAGAGACACCTGCTCTCGGTGTCCCGGAGCACGTAGTAGCGTTTCTTGCCGGCCTTGTCGGTCAGCGTGGCGCCGGCCACGGACGCGGCGCTCGCGCTCTTCTCATCACCGCGCCAAGCCGCTGTCTGCACGAACGCCGACGTTCCACCGTTCTTGATCTGCCCGCTGATGGTCAGGAATCCGCCTTGATCACGGACGGCGGAGTTCAGCGTGAGGACAATCCCCTCCGGACCAGCCGACGTTGCGATCACCTCGACCGGCGCCGAACTCTGACCTGCGGCCGACGGTGACTTCTGCGGCTTGCCCGCAGAAGTCTGCCCGGCTGACGGCGCCTGTGGCTTGGGCTTCGCGTCATCACCGTTGCCACACCCGGCCAAGGCGAAAGCCATGACGGCCACGACAGCGACAGCTCCTGTGCGCACCTTCACCACGTGCCGAATCCTCATCTACGCCGCTTCCTTATCTGTCTCGTGCACCATCAGTCGACCAGTCGGACCTTGAACAGGGCCCTGGCCAACTTGTCCCAGGGTTCGGGCTTTGCAGGATCGAAGGTGAGGTCGTCAGCGCCCTCGCACACGATCGAAATCGACCCGGGCTTCTCAGGCCCACCCGTCGGCGTCCCTCCAGAGGACGGCGTGGCGGTGGGGACGGGGGTGGACATGGGGGCGGCCCCGAGGTGGCACCGCGGTTCGACCTCCGCAGTGGCCTCTGCCCTGCCGTGGACTCCGGCCGTTCCCGGGATCACGGAATCACCGACGGTTCCGTTCGTGACGACAGCTACTTTGAATCGCAGCCCGAGCGGCGTGCAGGTCGCCACAGCATCGTTCTGAGCCGCAAAACTCTCGGCTCCGGCACAGGCACGTGACAGGTCGAAGCGATTCCCCGCGAGCAGGGCCTCCCAATCCGCAGGCGGGAGGGTGGTGAGGTCAAGCCCTGGGACCAGGTGACTCCTCGCGTCACGGGCCGCCGCCAGTGCCGCCGCGTCCGCCGCTCCCTGCCCGTTGCTGCGCGTCACCGACGCCTGGCCGACCACGAAGAAGGCGAGCGCGGCGAAGAGCAGGCACGCCACCATCACGATGTAGATGGGGAATGCCTGCCCCAGGTCACGCGACGTCTTCCCTATCACCCGGCGGTGATGTCCTCGACGGCTTGGGAAATCCGGTTGGTGATCGCCGTCCCGATACCCGATCCGACGATCGCCCCGATGATGACGATCACCACCAGGATGATGCCCAGGTACTCGAACGCGGTCTGCCCCCGGTCGAGGTTCGCGTAGCGCTTGCGGAGGCGTGTCACCGCCGTGTCCGTCCAGTCGTTCAGGCGGAGCTTCGCCTCGACCGATGCCTTCAGCAGCCTGTTGTGTGACATGGGGGTTCCCTCCCGGGCCGGTGCCGCTGTTGATTTGCGGACGGTACGACGAGTTACCGGTCGTCACCAAGGGTCCCGGGGCCCAAATACGGACCCACTGCGTACTCCGTCTACCCATGACCGGTCACCCCTGGACGGGCGGTTCCCAGCCAGCGGGCTATCGCCTCGCTGCGGGAGGTGCTCCGGAGTTTGGCGAAGATGCGGTTGATGTGGTTCTTGACCGTCTTCTCGCTGATGAAGCAGGCGCCGGCGATCTGCTGGTTGTTCATGCCGGACGCGATCAGATCCATGATCTCCACCTCCCGCGAACTCAGCCCGAAAGCAACGGAGTTGTGCACGCGCTCCGTAGACTGTCCCACATTTCGTTGCTGTTGCGAAGAGGACCGGAGTTCCGCGAGCACGACGGTCGCCGCCGTCGGGGTGAAATGGGCGCGGCCGGCGCGGGTGTCACGGACCGCGCGCAGGAGGTCGTCGGGCGTGAACTCGCCGTGGACCAGGTAGCCGCCCGCGCCCAACAGCAGTGCCTCGCGGACGACATCGGCCTCCTGGCTGTACGTCAGCATCAGCACCGGTGCCAGGCACACCAGGTGCGGCAGGGCCGAGATGCCGTCGACTCCCGGCATGCGGACGTCCAGCAGGATCACGTCCGGACTGTGGAGCCGGGTCAGGTGCAGGGCCTCGTGGCCGTCCTGGGCCTCCGCCACGACCACGAGGTCGGCGGTGGTGGCCAGGAGGCTGCTCAGGCCCGCGCGGACGACCGGGTTGTCGTCCGCGATCAGGACGCGCAGGGCGGTCACGTGCGGCCCCCCGTCGGCAGGGTCAGGCGGACCCGGGTGCCGGTGCCCGCGGTGCGGGGGCCGACCTCGAAGGCGGCGCCGATGGCGTGCGCGCGTTCCCTCATGCCGAGGACCCCGAAATGCCCGGCCGGCATCACGGGGGGCAGGCCGACCCCGTCGTCCTCGACCGTCACCGTGAGCGTCGACGGCCCCGCGCACACCGACATCTCCACCCGCGAGGCCCCGGCGTGGCGGCGGGCGTTCTCCACCGCCTCCCCGGCGACGGAGAGCAGCTGGTGCACCACCCCCGGGGGAAGGACGGGCAGCGTGCCCGTGGTGTGGAGTTCCGCGCCCAGGGCGCGCAGCCCCGGCAGGAGGGCGGGGCCGGGCACGCGCAGCTCCGTCAGCAGGGCCCGGGACTCCGCAGAGGCGCGGCGGGCCGCGTCCGCGACGAGTTCCGCCTGGCGGCGGATCGCCGCCGGGTCGGGGGTCCGGGCCAGGGCGTCGGCCGCCAGTGCCAGGCCGTGCAGGGTCTTGGCCACCGAGTCGTGCATCTCCCGGGCCATCCGCTCCCGCTCGTCCCGGACCGCCTCGGCCGCCGCCAGGCTCCGTACGGCCGCCCCGAAGCGCAGCAGCAGCTCCCGCAGCCCGGATCCGGCGGCCCCGGCCACCACGCACAGCAGGCAGAGCACGAAGCCGCCGCCCAGCGCGGCCACCGCCACCGCCTGCGCGGCCGCGTACACCGCCGAGCCCCGCCATCCGTAGACCAGCCCGGCCAGCAGCGGGGTGCACAGGGCCACCAGCCCGACCGGGGAGGTGGGGGTGGCCACGATCAGCAGGAGCCCGCTCAGGACCATGTCCACCGCCAGCAGCCAGCGGTGGCGCAGCAGCAGCGGCCCGAAGCGCTCCCAGTCGCGGAAGAGGACGTAGGACAGCATGAAGGTGGCCAGCAGCGCGCCGGACACCAGGTAGGCCGGCGCTCCGGGCGCGGTGCGGCCCAGTGCGAAAGGCGCACCAAGAGCGATCATGACCAGCCGGAACGCGAAGACCTGGCGGCTCAGCGCCTGGAGGGCACTGGCCTGGACCATGAAGGAAGGAGCGGAAACCGCGTTCCGCCCCTCCGCCCCGTGCATCGCCGGTAAGTGCAGTGCGGTCATGGCCGCTCACCCGCCCCCGAGCAGTGCGCCGAAGTCCACGTTGGCTCCGTAGACGAACCCGCAGACGAGCAGGATCAGGGTGCCCGGCAG
Protein-coding sequences here:
- a CDS encoding TetR/AcrR family transcriptional regulator, coding for MDEEEARTRLLDAAEELFYAHGIQAVGMDRIRAGSGVPLKRLYRIFPAKEALVTAYLERRDRRWTGSLREAVKGAPEPLGAVFDWLERWFSEPGFRGCAFLNAYGELGDGGPPGMLDAVRRHKADLRALLAELVPDSPATADDLLILIEGAITVAALSPGPEPARRARAMAERLTG
- a CDS encoding sensor histidine kinase — its product is MTALHLPAMHGAEGRNAVSAPSFMVQASALQALSRQVFAFRLVMIALGAPFALGRTAPGAPAYLVSGALLATFMLSYVLFRDWERFGPLLLRHRWLLAVDMVLSGLLLIVATPTSPVGLVALCTPLLAGLVYGWRGSAVYAAAQAVAVAALGGGFVLCLLCVVAGAAGSGLRELLLRFGAAVRSLAAAEAVRDERERMAREMHDSVAKTLHGLALAADALARTPDPAAIRRQAELVADAARRASAESRALLTELRVPGPALLPGLRALGAELHTTGTLPVLPPGVVHQLLSVAGEAVENARRHAGASRVEMSVCAGPSTLTVTVEDDGVGLPPVMPAGHFGVLGMRERAHAIGAAFEVGPRTAGTGTRVRLTLPTGGRT
- a CDS encoding OmpA family protein; this encodes MTTRHRAAAATAVSALIIAGAHLIGATAAHADDVKPSAPPGTEPSASAPVPIDSASPGLKIPQGGTLAPAKVLDIAEVVEDLGGEQRRQETNQTVMMALQSEVLFPENSAVFNAQAAARIQAIANEINTQKATRVRVFGFTDDQGSYEHGKELSKQRADAVQAELAKTVTAPGVTYDVRGYSEDYPIADNSTEEGRKKNRRVEITFPRSTGG
- a CDS encoding response regulator — its product is MTALRVLIADDNPVVRAGLSSLLATTADLVVVAEAQDGHEALHLTRLHSPDVILLDVRMPGVDGISALPHLVCLAPVLMLTYSQEADVVREALLLGAGGYLVHGEFTPDDLLRAVRDTRAGRAHFTPTAATVVLAELRSSSQQQRNVGQSTERVHNSVAFGLSSREVEIMDLIASGMNNQQIAGACFISEKTVKNHINRIFAKLRSTSRSEAIARWLGTARPGVTGHG
- a CDS encoding helix-turn-helix domain-containing protein; the encoded protein is MPPRTAPTERQKRLGAELRRMRVAADVSAESAAGLLGVDRSKVSAIEQGIRAISEERLRSLACHCECADEEYIEALVAMTQPRRRGWWERYRGSLSAPILDIAELEAHATRMRCAHSVHIPGLLQTSDHALALFRLVVPALPEKEVALRLAHRLERQQVLEGDAAPAYVTVIHEAALRMQFGGPKVARAQLEQLNLSAEKDNITLRVLTFKAGGFPGAGQTVNYLEGPVPRLDTAQVDSTHGPDFLHTEAQLAKYRAQLDWMESLSLSPEASRDFIHSLARQL
- a CDS encoding alpha/beta fold hydrolase, whose translation is MAQVRVNGTTLFHEATGDGEPLVLVHGSWSDHDGWRAVVPRLAERAPLRVVAYDRRGHSRSERPPGPGSRVEDEEDLAALIEALGLAPAHVAGNSFGASTALGLAARRPELFRSVTAHEPPLLGVVADDPALRPLMEATRLRIEGVLTELRAGRDRAGARRFVEEVAFGPGAWDRLPEPLRETYVANAPTFADEQADPAWADLDLTRLSRYTGPVLLTRGTESPPWFPVITDRLAAALPQARVRVLEGAGHVPHVSHPDLYVDGLTAFLAAGAG
- a CDS encoding pilus assembly protein TadG-related protein translates to MIGKTSRDLGQAFPIYIVMVACLLFAALAFFVVGQASVTRSNGQGAADAAALAAARDARSHLVPGLDLTTLPPADWEALLAGNRFDLSRACAGAESFAAQNDAVATCTPLGLRFKVAVVTNGTVGDSVIPGTAGVHGRAEATAEVEPRCHLGAAPMSTPVPTATPSSGGTPTGGPEKPGSISIVCEGADDLTFDPAKPEPWDKLARALFKVRLVD
- a CDS encoding nuclear transport factor 2 family protein codes for the protein MSGTTAARPPVPPFTEETAHAKVQAAEDAWNSRDPERVALAYTEDSVWRNRDRFLTGRAEIRAFLADKWQRELDYRLRKELWAYTGNRISVRFEYEWHDTAGQWWRSHGNEQWEFDPDGLMRRREASINDVPITAAERRLA